The following proteins come from a genomic window of Aquimarina sp. MAR_2010_214:
- a CDS encoding PAS domain-containing sensor histidine kinase, with protein sequence MKVFEKDNNVFKLLSEAISEGIIVVNEDQIIVATNGSANHIFAYEADELVGKHLNTLIPKKHHHGHEKHYDNFIAHSKKRHMGAGRDLFGVRKDGTVFPVEAGLNPFAIYGNNYVMALVIDITLRKEQEQQIQDLNVKLEQKIEERTVELHHTIEELKEEVALRMEAEAQTKESLRKERDLSELKTKFLSLVSHEFKTPLSGILTSATLAGKYTKTEQQEKREKHLDTIKNKVKYLDNILNDFLSIERLETGKVTYKYSQFPLSKVVNEVVYNANMLLKDGQRINYPKDIDDYVIEFDEKILELTLTNLINNAIKYSGEHTTIDLQVCFEDDILTFKIIDQGIGIPKKEQVFIFKRYFRAENALLDQGTGIGLNIVKSHLENLGGSITFTSKENYGSTFTVTIHTTNTHES encoded by the coding sequence ATGAAAGTTTTCGAAAAAGACAATAACGTTTTCAAATTACTTTCTGAGGCCATTTCAGAGGGTATCATTGTAGTAAATGAGGATCAAATTATAGTTGCAACGAATGGATCTGCCAATCATATTTTTGCTTATGAAGCAGATGAATTAGTAGGAAAACATCTTAATACTTTGATACCAAAAAAACATCATCACGGTCATGAAAAACATTATGACAATTTTATAGCGCATAGTAAAAAACGGCATATGGGAGCTGGGAGAGATCTTTTTGGGGTACGAAAAGATGGAACAGTATTCCCTGTAGAGGCAGGTTTAAACCCATTTGCAATTTATGGTAACAACTATGTAATGGCTCTGGTCATAGATATTACGCTTAGGAAAGAACAAGAACAACAAATACAGGATCTGAATGTTAAGCTAGAGCAAAAAATAGAAGAGCGTACTGTAGAATTACATCATACGATAGAAGAATTAAAAGAAGAAGTAGCACTGCGTATGGAAGCAGAAGCTCAAACCAAAGAATCTTTAAGAAAAGAAAGAGATTTAAGTGAGTTAAAGACAAAATTTCTTTCACTTGTTTCGCATGAATTTAAAACACCATTAAGTGGTATCCTTACTTCGGCTACACTTGCCGGAAAATATACCAAAACAGAACAACAGGAAAAAAGAGAAAAACATCTCGACACGATAAAAAATAAAGTAAAGTACCTGGATAATATTCTTAATGACTTTTTATCTATTGAGCGCTTAGAAACAGGTAAGGTAACCTATAAGTATAGCCAGTTTCCTCTTAGTAAGGTTGTTAACGAAGTGGTTTATAATGCTAATATGTTACTAAAAGATGGGCAAAGAATAAATTATCCTAAAGATATTGATGATTATGTTATAGAGTTTGATGAAAAGATTTTAGAGCTTACACTTACAAATCTAATTAATAATGCCATTAAATATTCTGGAGAGCATACTACTATAGATTTGCAGGTATGCTTTGAGGATGATATCCTTACATTTAAGATTATCGATCAAGGTATTGGGATTCCAAAAAAAGAACAAGTTTTTATTTTTAAACGATATTTTAGAGCAGAAAACGCCTTGTTAGATCAAGGGACTGGTATTGGGCTAAATATTGTGAAAAGTCATTTGGAAAACCTAGGAGGGAGTATTACTTTTACAAGTAAGGAAAATTATGGTTCTACATTTACTGTCACCATACATACAACCAATACCCACGAGTCATGA
- a CDS encoding response regulator — protein MKTILLIEDDTALRENTAELLELSDYNVITSPNGKVGITKAKEEKPDIIICDIMMPEVDGYGVLEALSYDVNTNHIPFIFLSAKTEHKEIRKGMDLGADDYLTKPFEEDELLSAVESRLAKSALLSKVVKDQQFSTTTNTSEDNGLRNLHELKNFFDDHGEISEFKKGAVVYEEGEHSNNIYLILKGVVKSHKMDENGKELITTLYKTDDFLGFTSFIDNTPYLESATAVEDSELAGISKNNLKEILEKSKNISLELMELLTENLSEIKEQLLQMAYSSVRKKTAQTILQFADVLNKKPKDNIKISRNDLASVAGIATESLIRTLSSFKKDGLIEIEGRNIKILDLPGLQLVE, from the coding sequence ATGAAAACTATTCTTTTGATTGAAGATGATACAGCGCTTAGAGAAAATACGGCAGAACTTTTAGAACTTTCTGATTATAATGTAATCACCTCCCCAAATGGAAAAGTAGGTATTACCAAAGCAAAAGAAGAAAAACCAGATATTATTATTTGCGATATTATGATGCCCGAGGTTGATGGATATGGAGTTCTAGAAGCATTGTCTTATGATGTTAATACCAATCACATCCCATTTATATTTTTATCTGCAAAAACTGAACATAAGGAGATTCGAAAAGGAATGGATCTGGGAGCTGATGATTACCTTACCAAACCTTTTGAAGAAGATGAATTATTGAGTGCTGTCGAGAGTCGTTTGGCAAAATCAGCATTACTTTCTAAGGTTGTTAAAGATCAACAATTTTCTACAACAACAAACACTTCTGAGGATAACGGACTTAGAAATTTACATGAGCTTAAGAATTTTTTTGATGATCATGGTGAGATTTCTGAATTTAAAAAAGGAGCAGTAGTCTATGAAGAAGGAGAACATTCTAATAATATATATCTGATCCTAAAAGGAGTTGTTAAAAGCCATAAAATGGATGAGAATGGTAAAGAATTGATCACTACATTATATAAAACAGATGATTTTCTTGGGTTTACTTCATTTATAGATAATACTCCATATCTAGAATCTGCAACAGCAGTTGAAGATTCAGAATTAGCAGGAATATCAAAAAATAATTTAAAAGAGATATTAGAAAAGAGTAAAAACATCTCTCTTGAATTAATGGAGCTACTAACCGAAAATCTTTCTGAAATCAAAGAGCAATTATTACAAATGGCCTATAGTTCGGTACGTAAAAAAACAGCTCAAACCATACTTCAATTTGCTGATGTATTAAACAAAAAACCAAAAGATAATATAAAAATATCGCGAAATGATCTGGCTAGTGTTGCCGGGATTGCTACAGAAAGTTTAATACGTACCTTATCAAGTTTTAAAAAAGATGGTCTAATTGAAATTGAAGGACGCAACATAAAAATTTTGGATTTACCTGGTCTTCAACTGGTAGAATAA
- a CDS encoding universal stress protein, whose protein sequence is MKNILIPTDFSENSWNAITYALSFFKRVKCNFYLLHVSPFEEMIGGDSFYGSKKTVLEKSTQSDKEQMQLLLKRIEKLSLNTKHNFFSSNEYIFFVDAIRKQVKEKNIDLIVMGTKGASGIKEKTIGSNTGDVITKVKCPVLVIPEKATYSKPKEIAFPTDYNMYYKSRVLNTIMDTLSLNEAALRVLHVAKKEKELTDRQRKNKDFLDDSIDEIEHSFHFLSNPNIEEAIQCFVESRDIDMITMIAKNLNFFQRILFHPTVEKISYHINIPFLVLHE, encoded by the coding sequence ATGAAGAACATCCTGATCCCTACAGATTTTTCTGAAAATTCGTGGAATGCCATTACATATGCGTTGTCATTTTTTAAAAGGGTGAAATGTAATTTTTATTTATTACACGTCTCTCCCTTTGAAGAAATGATAGGAGGAGATTCATTTTATGGTTCAAAAAAAACAGTCCTAGAAAAGAGCACACAAAGCGATAAAGAACAAATGCAATTATTGCTAAAAAGAATAGAAAAATTATCGCTAAACACAAAACATAACTTTTTCTCAAGTAATGAATATATCTTTTTTGTTGATGCAATTAGAAAACAGGTTAAGGAAAAGAATATAGATCTCATTGTTATGGGAACCAAAGGGGCTTCAGGAATTAAAGAAAAAACTATAGGTAGTAATACAGGAGATGTGATCACAAAAGTGAAATGTCCTGTTTTGGTTATCCCCGAAAAAGCGACCTATAGCAAACCTAAAGAAATTGCATTTCCTACAGATTATAATATGTATTATAAAAGCAGGGTGTTAAATACAATTATGGATACGCTTTCTTTAAATGAAGCTGCTTTACGAGTTTTACATGTTGCAAAAAAAGAAAAAGAATTAACTGATCGACAAAGAAAAAATAAAGATTTTTTAGATGATTCTATTGACGAAATAGAGCATAGTTTTCACTTCCTGTCTAATCCAAATATTGAAGAAGCCATACAATGTTTTGTTGAAAGTAGAGACATCGATATGATTACTATGATTGCCAAAAACCTCAATTTCTTCCAACGTATTTTATTTCACCCTACAGTCGAAAAAATAAGCTATCATATTAATATCCCTTTCCTGGTATTGCATGAGTGA
- the hemN gene encoding oxygen-independent coproporphyrinogen III oxidase, which yields MGANLIHKYNIPGPRYTSYPTVPYWDIDTFSLKKWTTSIQQSFAESNDTDGISLYIHLPFCESMCTFCGCNKRITKRHDVEEPYINTVLKEWQLYLNIFENKPRIKELHLGGGTPTFFSPENLQYLINGIFSGVERAEDCELSFEGHPNNTTREHLQALYDVGFRRVSFGVQDYNETVQRAIHRIQPFENVKYVTETAREIGFTSVGHDIIFGLPFQTQEAVVSTILKTKELLPDRLAFYSYAHVPWQKGNGQRGFNESDLPTGEQKRKQYEVGKKLLSEVGYVEIGMDHFALKNDSLYQSMENQTLHRNFMGYTASKTHAMIGLGVSAISDSWYGFAQNVKGVEEYQHLVKEGIIPVYRGHILTLEDQIIRKHILNLMCHFSTKWEDDHMYFKELPEVLQNLKELEADQLLVIDDSHIHVTEKGRPFVRNICMAFDLRLQRKIPETMLFSMTV from the coding sequence ATGGGTGCAAATTTAATTCACAAATATAATATTCCGGGACCGCGATATACAAGTTATCCTACTGTTCCTTATTGGGACATTGATACTTTTTCATTAAAGAAATGGACAACTTCGATACAACAATCATTTGCAGAAAGTAATGATACAGATGGGATAAGTCTATACATCCATTTGCCATTTTGTGAGAGTATGTGTACTTTTTGCGGATGTAATAAACGTATTACAAAACGACATGATGTAGAAGAACCTTATATCAATACGGTTTTAAAAGAATGGCAATTGTACCTTAATATTTTTGAGAATAAACCCAGAATTAAAGAATTGCATTTGGGAGGAGGTACACCCACATTTTTTTCACCCGAAAACTTACAATATTTAATTAATGGTATTTTCTCGGGAGTAGAACGAGCAGAAGATTGTGAATTAAGTTTTGAAGGACATCCAAATAATACCACCCGAGAACATTTGCAAGCATTGTATGATGTTGGTTTCAGAAGAGTAAGTTTTGGTGTACAGGATTATAATGAAACGGTACAAAGAGCAATCCATAGAATTCAACCGTTTGAAAATGTGAAATATGTAACAGAGACTGCCAGAGAAATTGGTTTCACCTCTGTTGGACATGATATTATTTTTGGATTACCTTTTCAAACACAAGAAGCAGTAGTTAGTACTATTTTAAAGACAAAAGAACTATTGCCTGATCGATTAGCATTCTACAGTTATGCACACGTACCATGGCAGAAAGGTAATGGACAACGCGGTTTTAACGAATCAGATCTTCCAACAGGAGAGCAAAAGCGAAAGCAATATGAGGTTGGAAAAAAATTACTATCGGAAGTAGGTTATGTAGAAATCGGTATGGATCATTTTGCCTTAAAAAATGATTCACTATACCAATCTATGGAAAATCAAACACTGCATCGTAATTTTATGGGATATACTGCTTCCAAAACGCATGCAATGATTGGTTTGGGAGTATCTGCAATTAGTGATAGTTGGTATGGTTTTGCGCAAAATGTAAAGGGAGTAGAAGAGTACCAACATTTAGTAAAAGAAGGTATTATCCCGGTTTATCGAGGGCATATTTTAACTTTAGAAGATCAGATTATACGAAAACATATTCTTAATTTGATGTGTCATTTCAGTACCAAATGGGAAGATGATCATATGTATTTTAAAGAGTTGCCAGAGGTTTTACAGAATTTAAAAGAATTGGAAGCAGATCAATTATTAGTTATAGATGATTCTCATATACACGTTACAGAAAAAGGTAGGCCTTTTGTTCGTAATATTTGTATGGCTTTTGACCTTAGGTTACAACGCAAAATACCAGAGACAATGTTGTTTTCGATGACTGTTTGA